Sequence from the Christiangramia fulva genome:
GGAAGGTTTTGGAAAGGAAATAGCTCTAGCCATAAAAGCCGAATATGCCGATGATATTCTTCTGAAAATCACAGCTTCTGAAACCCAAACACTAAAAAACAGGATTGCCCGCGGCGGCAAAATCAATGAAAGTCTTTCACTTCAGAATATTAAAAAAGCTGAAAACAAAAATCTTCTTATTGTAGATGACCTTGTTACCACAGGAGCCACTTTAGAGGCCTGTGCGCTGAAGCTGCAGGAAATTCCCGGTGTAAAAATCAGCATCGCCACCATGGCAATAACCGATTAGATTTATGTGATAAATCAAAATAATCGTTTCTTTGTGATTCCATAGCAGTTAGTTTATGAAAATTAGAATTCCGGGTTACCTGTTGGTGATACTTTTAGCTTTTACGGTGGTGCGTTGCGCAAAAAAAGGAATGCCGGAGGGAGGACCTGTTGATAAAGATCCGCCAAAATTCATTCGTGCGAATCCCGAGAATTATAGTATCCATTTCGATGCCAGGCAGATCCGCATCTATTTTGATGAATATATCAAGCTGGACAAACCTCAACAGCAGATCATCATTTCACCGCCAATGGATCCCAAACCGAATATCATGCCTCTGGGCACAGCCAGAAAAGATATCAAAATTGAAATTTTTGACACTCTTGAAAAAAATACTACCTACACCATTAATTTCGGAAAAAGCATCATCGACAACAATGAAGGCAACTCCAATAATTATTTCAAATATGTCTTTTCCACCGGAGATTATATAGATTCACTTTCGGTTTCTGGTAAAGTAAAAGATGCAAGCCTTAAGGCTCCTCCAGCACCGGTTTCGATCTTTTTATATGAGCTGGATTCTACTTACACCGATTCTGCGGTTTATAAAAAAACGCCCAGGTATGTAACTTATTCCAAAGACAGTACCTACACCTTTAACTTAGAAAATTTAAAGGAAGGCACCTACAAAATGGTCGCGATAATTGATAAAAACAACAACTATCTCTACAATCCTAAAAGTGAGAAAATTGGATTCGTGGCTGAACCCATCACCATTCCTACCGATAGCACTTATGAGATCACGGTATTCAAGGAAAAACTTCCTTTCAAACCTAAAAGGCCTTCCCAGGTTAAGGGACATCAAATTTTATTTGGTTACGAAGGTTCTACTGAACTCGATAGCCTTAAAATAAATTTGCTGAATAACAAGCCTCCAGATTATGAGTATCGAATCACCAAAGTGAAAGACAAAGACAGTGTAAATTACTGGTATAATATAAAACCCGAAATCGATAGTCTTTCTTTCGAAGTTGTTACTCCCACCACCCTCGATACTGTTTGGGCAAGAATTGCCAAACTTGAGCGTGATTCGCTGAAGGTTACCGCTGAACCTTCAGGAAGCATTGGGATCAAAGAAGATCTAAAGTTCACCGCAAATACTCCTATTTCAGCTTACCAGCCTGAATTGATAAAAATTCTTGACAAAGATTCTGCAGATGTGCCTTTTACCGCAAAATTTCTTCCAATAAGAAATGAACTTCAGATTTCATTTAATAAAACTACCGAGAACAATTACCAGGTAACCGCACTTCCCGGAGCCATTGAAGATCTTTTCAAGGCCACCAATGATACTATAAAGAAAAATTTTAAAACAAAAGGCCCTTCAGATTACGGTAGGATCGTAGCCACCATTCCCAATATCAGGTCTTATCCGGTCATTGTTCAGTTAACGTCTACTAAAGGGCAGGTTTTGGCAGAAAAATATGCGGAGAGTGGAAATACCTTTGAGTTTCCTTACCTGACTCCGGGCGATTTTCTGCTCAGGGTGATCTACGACAAAAATGGAAACAAAGAGTGGGACACCGGCGATTTTTTAAAGAAAAAACAGCCGGAAATCATTAAATATTATTCCGATACTCTTAACGTTCGCGCCAATTGGGATGTAAACGAAACTATAAATCTAGACTAAAAGTATCACGGTCCTGAAGAAATTTCAGCTTTTTCCTGGTCTCGTAAAGGCTTGCTTTATCGATAGAAATTTCAGCAGTGAATTCTTCAGAACGATCGAGGGGAGTCAATTCTTTACCCAGGCAATCATAAGCCGCAGAATGGCCATTATACACATAACCATCGCCGTCTTCGCCCGTACGGTTAACGCCTATGCAATAGCTCATATTTTCAATGGCCCTTGCCTTTAACAAAGTATCCCAGGCGTTCACCCGTTTTTTTGGCCAGTTCGCAACGTAAATTAGCAGGTCGTAATCTTCGGTATTTCGTGCCCAAACCGGGAATCTAAGGTCGTAGCAAATTAGCGGACAAATTTTCCAGCCTTTATACTCCACAATGAGGCGTTGCCTTCCGGCGGTATAAGTTTCATCTTCTTTGGCCAGGGTGAAGGTATGTCGCTTGTCATAAAGCTTATAATTTCCGTCGGGAAACACGAAAAACAACCGGTTGTAATAATTATCATTTTCAGAAATGATTACACTTCCGGTTACCGCGGATTTCTTCTTTTTCGCCTGCTGCTGCATCCATTCCAAGGTGGCTCCTCTGGTAGGCTCAGCCAGCTTTTCAGCATTCATGCTAAAACCAGTGGTGAACATTTCAGGAAGTATGATCAAATCGGTTTCCTTAGAAATTTTATCGATTTCCCCGGAAAATAAACTTCGATTCGCTTCGGAATCTTCCCATTTCAAATTGGCCTGAATGAAGGCAATATTCAATTTTTCGCTCATACTCAAAAATACCAAATTTGAATTTTTTAATGTCAAATACTTGTTAAATGATTGCAGAAAACTGGTTGAATAAATAGCTTTAAGAGTGAAAACGAAAAGATTATGAGCGTTCAAACCTTCTTTCAGAAAGATTCCTATCTATCAAATACAAGCAGAAGTCTCATCGCCGGATTTGTTGGCGGACTTGCTGGCTCCGCGTTAAAAAGCATTATTGAACAATTTCTTCCTGTTCGCCAGGTCGAAGATCGTTCGGCCCAAATTAAAATAGTGGATGATCTTTCTACAAAAATTACAGGCACTCCGGTCAGCACTCGAAATGAAGCCCTCGCAGAGCAGCTCGTAAATATTCCTTTTGGCGGTTCTCTCGGCGCCGCTTATGGCTATGGAAAAAAAGACCGCCATGGATTGAGACCTGTTGACGGGGTTGTTTTTGGTCTCACCACCTGGACGACCACTCATGAAACTTCCCTGCCAATTTTAGGGCTGGAGCCTAAACCTACCGACACCCCTATTCGTATGCAGCTTAATGAACTTTTCGCTCATGTTGCTTTTGGCGTCACTACGGAAATAGTGCGTCATTATTTAGATGAGCAGTTGAAAAAATAATCAATCTTCAAATTGCTGTAGCATTCTTCGAATTCGGTCTTCCAGTTTTTCGGAAGACAGTTTTTCCCTCAGCCGGTCTGTAATAATAGGAAACGAAAAAGGCGTGGGTTTTTCACATTTTCGCCATACAATATTCTGTTCCGCAATCCGCTCCAAAACCAATCTTAAACGACCTTCTTCCAGCTGATGCTCGAAAGTTTCCCGAAAAGCCTGTTGATATAACAGATTATCTTCCTCATAATCCCTGAAAACGCTGAATAATAACTGCGAATTTGACTGCAGGTGTTTGCTTTTCACCAGTTTATTAGGATAACCGGTAAAAACAAGTCCGGCGATTACCGCGATATCCCGAAATTTACGCCGGGCCATTTCGGTTGCATTCAGACTTTTATAAAGATCGTCCATCAGATATTCTTCCGAAAAAAGATTATTATCGATGACCTGCTGCATATCGATCTCCTGGTCTGAAAGCAGTTCAAAACCATAATCGTTAAAGGCGATGGAAAAACTGATAGGTGACAACAAACTAATTCTATAAGCCAGCAAACTTGCGAGCGCTTCATGAACAAATCTTCCTTCAAAAGGATAAAAAACGGCATGAAAACCTTCGCGGGTTTTAAAAGTTTCGATTAAAAATTCCTGGCTATTTGGAATGATGGATTCTTTTTTCTGCCTTTCCAGAATAGGCTTTAAGGATCTTAATTCCCGGGATGTACCTCTGTTGGTTTTCTTTGAGGCTTCATACATTTCTTCCCGTAGAAGCTCGCTCATCTGTGCAGAAAATGTCATTCTTCCTCCCTGCCAGCTGGGAATCTTTGAATTCTTTTTTTGAGATTTCCGAACCAGAACCTGCATATTTTTGATCCTAACCAGTTCTAAAGTCCGTCCCGCAAAGGTGAAGGAGTCGCCGGGATTCAGTTTTGAAATGAACCATTCTTCGATCGTCCCGATATAACCGCCCTTCATATATTTTACACTCAGCATCGCATCGCTCACAATGGTCCCTATCTGCAGCCGGTGTCTCATGGCCACGCCTCGATCGTTGATCCTGAATTTTCCGTCTTCCTCGATCTCCACTTTTTTATATTCGTCGTAAGCCTGTAAACTCTGACTTCCTTTGGTGATGAAATTGAGGATCCACTGCCATTCTTCTTCGGTAATTCCCTGAAAGCAAAAAGTCGAAGCCACTTCGGGAAAGATCTCTTTTGGATAAAAACCGTCGGAAACCGCCAGAGTGTTCAAATACTGTACCAGCACATCAAAACTCATGAGATAGGGAATTCGATCTTCCACCGCCTTCTTTTCAACGGCTTTCTGAAGCGCTGAAGCCTCGATAAGTTCAATTGCGTGGGTAGGCAAAAAATAGATCAGGCTCACTTTTCCGGGCTGATGCCCGCTGCGCCCGGCACGCTGAAGAAATCGCGCTACTCCTTTAGGACCGCCAATCTGAACTATGGTTTCAACTGGCGCAAAATCGACTCCCAGATCAAGACTGGAGGTACAAACCACAGCCTTCAGACTTTCATTCCTGATGGCCTGCTCCACCCAAAGACGCGTTTCTTTATTGATACTCCCGTGATGCATGGCGATCTCCCCGGCCAGCTCAGGATATTTCGCCAGCAGTTTCTGAAACCAGATCTCGCACTGCGACCTGGTATTGGTAAAAAGCAGCGTGGTTCTTGAATTTTTGATAATGGGAACGACCTCATCGATCAGGTGTAATCCTAAATGACCCCGCCACGGAAACTTTTCCATTTTGTCGGGAATGATCGATCTTACCTCGATTTTCTTTTTAAGATCGGCCTTGATCAT
This genomic interval carries:
- a CDS encoding Ig-like domain-containing protein — translated: MKIRIPGYLLVILLAFTVVRCAKKGMPEGGPVDKDPPKFIRANPENYSIHFDARQIRIYFDEYIKLDKPQQQIIISPPMDPKPNIMPLGTARKDIKIEIFDTLEKNTTYTINFGKSIIDNNEGNSNNYFKYVFSTGDYIDSLSVSGKVKDASLKAPPAPVSIFLYELDSTYTDSAVYKKTPRYVTYSKDSTYTFNLENLKEGTYKMVAIIDKNNNYLYNPKSEKIGFVAEPITIPTDSTYEITVFKEKLPFKPKRPSQVKGHQILFGYEGSTELDSLKINLLNNKPPDYEYRITKVKDKDSVNYWYNIKPEIDSLSFEVVTPTTLDTVWARIAKLERDSLKVTAEPSGSIGIKEDLKFTANTPISAYQPELIKILDKDSADVPFTAKFLPIRNELQISFNKTTENNYQVTALPGAIEDLFKATNDTIKKNFKTKGPSDYGRIVATIPNIRSYPVIVQLTSTKGQVLAEKYAESGNTFEFPYLTPGDFLLRVIYDKNGNKEWDTGDFLKKKQPEIIKYYSDTLNVRANWDVNETINLD
- a CDS encoding amidohydrolase, with the translated sequence MSEKLNIAFIQANLKWEDSEANRSLFSGEIDKISKETDLIILPEMFTTGFSMNAEKLAEPTRGATLEWMQQQAKKKKSAVTGSVIISENDNYYNRLFFVFPDGNYKLYDKRHTFTLAKEDETYTAGRQRLIVEYKGWKICPLICYDLRFPVWARNTEDYDLLIYVANWPKKRVNAWDTLLKARAIENMSYCIGVNRTGEDGDGYVYNGHSAAYDCLGKELTPLDRSEEFTAEISIDKASLYETRKKLKFLQDRDTFSLDL
- a CDS encoding DUF1440 domain-containing protein, whose translation is MSVQTFFQKDSYLSNTSRSLIAGFVGGLAGSALKSIIEQFLPVRQVEDRSAQIKIVDDLSTKITGTPVSTRNEALAEQLVNIPFGGSLGAAYGYGKKDRHGLRPVDGVVFGLTTWTTTHETSLPILGLEPKPTDTPIRMQLNELFAHVAFGVTTEIVRHYLDEQLKK
- a CDS encoding ligase-associated DNA damage response DEXH box helicase, with amino-acid sequence MNKKELVTLAENWFAGQDWKPFKFQKDTWDAYLQKKNGLLNAPTGSGKTFALWIPIVLEYIRKNPDYTTKHKSGLKAVWITPLRALSVEIEQAASRFAEEMGTQFTVGIRTGDTPQKERAAQKKSMPDLLITTPESLHLLLSSKNYKKQFKNLNAIVIDEWHELLGSKRGVQVELALSRLKTISKDLRIWGISATIGNLEQAREVLLGPNSEALKNSVMIKADLKKKIEVRSIIPDKMEKFPWRGHLGLHLIDEVVPIIKNSRTTLLFTNTRSQCEIWFQKLLAKYPELAGEIAMHHGSINKETRLWVEQAIRNESLKAVVCTSSLDLGVDFAPVETIVQIGGPKGVARFLQRAGRSGHQPGKVSLIYFLPTHAIELIEASALQKAVEKKAVEDRIPYLMSFDVLVQYLNTLAVSDGFYPKEIFPEVASTFCFQGITEEEWQWILNFITKGSQSLQAYDEYKKVEIEEDGKFRINDRGVAMRHRLQIGTIVSDAMLSVKYMKGGYIGTIEEWFISKLNPGDSFTFAGRTLELVRIKNMQVLVRKSQKKNSKIPSWQGGRMTFSAQMSELLREEMYEASKKTNRGTSRELRSLKPILERQKKESIIPNSQEFLIETFKTREGFHAVFYPFEGRFVHEALASLLAYRISLLSPISFSIAFNDYGFELLSDQEIDMQQVIDNNLFSEEYLMDDLYKSLNATEMARRKFRDIAVIAGLVFTGYPNKLVKSKHLQSNSQLLFSVFRDYEEDNLLYQQAFRETFEHQLEEGRLRLVLERIAEQNIVWRKCEKPTPFSFPIITDRLREKLSSEKLEDRIRRMLQQFED